From the Astyanax mexicanus isolate ESR-SI-001 chromosome 9, AstMex3_surface, whole genome shotgun sequence genome, one window contains:
- the slc23a4 gene encoding xan_ur_permease domain-containing protein — MTSEKESNGMDNYSFPVDGVVNRFCALPEEQDADSTEEDSRNKLAYCVTDVPPWYLCIILGIQHFLTAFGGIIAIPLILSQGLCLQHDGLTQSHLISTIFFVSGLCTLLQVTLGVRLPILQGGTFTLLAPSMALLSMPEWTCPAWTQNATLVNTSSPEFIHVWQSRMQVLQGSIMVGSLFQVLVGFSGLIGLFMHFIGPLTIAPTISLIGLSLFDSAGMNAGNHWGISAMTTCLIVLFSQYLRHIAIPVPTYSKAKKFHTSRMYIFQILPVLLGITVSWLICYLFTIYDVLPSDSDQYGYLARTDIKGDVIGGAPWFRFPYPGQWGMPTVSLAGVLGILAGVISSMIESVGDYHACARLSGAPPPPKHAINRGIGIEGIGCLLAGAWGTGNGTTSYSENVGALGITKVGSRMVIVGSGVIMIIMGVFGKIGAIFTTIPTPVIGGMFLVMFGVISAAGVSNLQYADMNSSRNIFIFGFSMFTGLAIPNWIMKNPAVIATGIVELDQVLQVLLTTSMFVGGFFGFMLDNTIPGTKRERGIIAWNRAHEDASDSTQESDEVYGLPCGITSHLSSCLWIKYVPFCPSHKTRPQNITASSSSSLEKKEPSKNDTHIIVAVAL; from the exons ATGACTTCAGAAAAGGAGAGCAATGGGATGGACAACTATTCGTTTCCT GTTGACGGTGTGGTAAATCGTTTCTGTGCGCTGCCTGAGGAACAGGATGCAGATTCAACAGAAGAAGACAGCAGGAATAAACTGGCTTATTGTGTAACAGATGTACCACCATGGTACCTGTGCATTATCCTGGGCATTCAG cACTTCCTGACTGCGTTTGGTGGAATCATTGCCATCCCGCTGATCCTGTCTCAAGGACTGTGTCTACAGCATGATGGACTCACTCAGAGTCACCTGATCAGCACCATCTTCTTTGTTTCAGGGTTGTGCACCTTGTTGCAGGTCACTCTGGGTGTCAG GTTGCCTATTCTTCAAGGTGGAACATTTACTCTTCTTGCACCATCAATGGCCTTGCTTTCCATGCCAGAATGGACCTGTCCAGCATGGACACAGAATGCCACCCTGGTCAACACATCTTCCCCTGAGTTCATCCATGTCTGGCAGAGTCGCATGCAGGTG CTTCAGGGTTCCATCATGGTGGGCTCCCTGTTCCAGGTACTGGTGGGATTCTCTGGCCTCATTGGTCTCTTCATGCATTTTATCGGCCCTCTGACCATCGCACCAACCATCTCCCTTATTGGCCTGTCTCTGTTCGACTCTGCTGGAATGAATGCAGGAAACCACTGGGGAATTTCAGCCAT GACGACATGCCTGATTGTACTGTTCTCACAGTATCTCCGTCACATTGCAATACCTGTACCCACATACAGCAAGGCCAAGAAATTCCACACATCCAGGATGTATATCTTCCAGATCCTTCCT GTGCTCCTGGGAATTACGGTCTCCTGGCTCATCTGCTATCTTTTCACTATTTATGATGTCCTGCCCTCTGACTCTGACCAATATGGCTACCTAGCTCGCACTGACATTAAAGGGGATGTGATTGGAGGTGCACCCTGGTTTAGGTTTCCATATCCAG GGCAGTGGGGCATGCCTACTGTGAGCTTGGCAGGTGTGCTGGGTATCCTGGCCGGGGTCATATCCTCAATGATAGAGTCAGTGGGTGATTACCATGCCTGTGCTAGGTTATCTGGTGCTCCACCTCCACCCAAGCATGCCATCAACAGGGGGATTGGCATTGAGGGCATAGGCTGTCTTCTGGCAGGGGCCTGGGGAACGGGCAACGGGACCACCTCCTACAGTGAGAATGTAGGGGCGCTAGGAATAACTAAG GTTGGCAGCCGAATGGTGATTGTTGGCAGTGGCGTCATCATGATCATTATGGGAGTGTTTGGAAAAATTGGAGCAATTTTTACCACCATCCCAACACCTGTTATTGGTGGAATGTTCCTAGTGATGTTTGGGGTCATATCTGCAGCTGGAGTCTCCAATCTACAG TATGCAGATATGAACTCATCTCGTAACATCTTCATCTTCGGCTTCTCGATGTTTACTGGACTTGCCATCCCAAACTGGATAATGAAAAACCCAGCTGTCATTGCAACAG GTATTGTTGAGCTGGATCAGGTTCTTCAGGTTCTTCTGACAACCAGCATGTTTGTGGGAGGGTTCTTTGGATTCATGCTTGATAACACCATCCCCG GGACAAAACGTGAGCGAGGCATAATTGCGTGGAACAGAGCCCACGAAGATGCTTCTGACAGCACACAGGAGAGTGATGAGGTTTATGGGCTTCCCTGTGGCATCACCTCACATCTCTCCTCCTGTTTGTGGATCAAATATGTGCCTTTCTGCCCATCACATAAAACCAGGCCACAAAATATCACCGCCAGCAGCTCGAGCTCACTGGAGAAGAAGGAGCCTAGCAAAAATGACACACACATCATAGTAGCAGTGGCACTATAA